From one Phycisphaerae bacterium genomic stretch:
- a CDS encoding ABC transporter permease, which yields MRAANAIAPMRELLRFRQLLVSLAWRDVRVRYKQSLLGLAWAVLLPVAMMLVFTFVFTRAVDVRGRLGEPMPYALFVFTGLVPWTFFAQSLTGCANALVANRNLVTKVYFPREVFPLSAVASGLLDFAIALGVLAGLGIYFHLTGAWHIRVGWTLLLLPAVVLVQTILTVGLGMLLAMANVFYRDVRQGVGVVVQLWMFLSGVVVPVPNDGSQLSALLSWNPMVPLMQAYRDCLLHGRMPDRSSFCYAIFVALLVLAAGWICFRRASRRFAEVI from the coding sequence GTGCGCGCTGCGAACGCCATTGCCCCGATGCGGGAGCTCTTGCGCTTTCGCCAGTTGCTGGTGAGCCTGGCATGGCGGGACGTGCGCGTGCGCTACAAGCAATCGTTGCTGGGACTGGCGTGGGCGGTGCTTCTGCCGGTGGCGATGATGCTTGTGTTTACCTTCGTTTTCACGCGGGCGGTGGACGTGCGCGGGCGTCTCGGCGAGCCGATGCCCTATGCCCTGTTCGTCTTCACTGGGCTCGTGCCGTGGACGTTCTTCGCGCAGAGCCTGACGGGATGCGCGAACGCGCTGGTGGCCAATCGCAATCTCGTCACAAAGGTCTACTTTCCGCGCGAGGTGTTCCCGCTGTCGGCCGTGGCGAGCGGGCTGCTGGATTTCGCCATCGCCCTGGGTGTGCTTGCAGGGCTGGGGATCTACTTTCACCTGACCGGCGCGTGGCACATTCGAGTCGGGTGGACGCTCCTGCTGCTGCCAGCCGTCGTACTCGTGCAGACTATCCTGACCGTGGGGTTGGGAATGTTGCTGGCCATGGCCAACGTCTTTTACCGCGACGTGCGGCAGGGAGTCGGCGTGGTCGTTCAATTGTGGATGTTTCTCTCGGGCGTCGTGGTTCCCGTGCCGAATGACGGCTCGCAACTGAGCGCGTTGCTTTCGTGGAACCCGATGGTGCCGCTCATGCAAGCCTACCGGGACTGCCTACTGCACGGCCGGATGCCGGATCGATCCTCATTCTGCTACGCGATTTTTGTGGCGCTTCTGGTACTGGCGGCGGGTTGGATCTGCTTCCGCCGTGCGTCGCGACGATTCGCGGAGGTGATTTGA
- a CDS encoding ABC transporter ATP-binding protein has translation MDHAAIQVRSVAKRFRYGSSCRSLGRLLRDAWSAAQGGRHGAQTREFWAVRDVSFEAISGEALGLIGPNGAGKSTMLKLLAGILSPDGGTIDVRGRLAALIEVGAGFHGDLTGRENIFLNGAILGMSRREIRSKLDAIVAFAGLERFLDTPVKRYSSGMYARLGFSIAAHVDPDVLLVDEVLSVGDAVFRLRCMERIRELIERGVSVIFVTHNLDQMQAVCCRAIVLESGRAVFEGPARDAVGAYLDAMSRSLADRPTDVCGDGAEADHKPDVEVIGFRLLNELDEEVAWTRADEPTRIEMTLRLRRAIPRMVVEVNLRAGVGDQVLSVNSGRSRTAIPGTKGEQHIELRLAPLRLQGGQYAWNIRVWDAERGTTEVDTPFRYPLLIDDSGKATGRVCVDHEWLLPARCSAAMNGTALTDKMVPAQHSPDTTGNVNDVEVAHAPVHLR, from the coding sequence ATGGATCATGCCGCGATACAGGTGCGGTCCGTTGCCAAGCGGTTCCGCTACGGTTCGTCGTGCCGATCGCTCGGTCGGCTGCTCCGGGACGCGTGGTCCGCGGCCCAGGGGGGGCGGCACGGAGCGCAAACCCGAGAATTCTGGGCCGTACGCGACGTCAGCTTTGAGGCGATATCAGGTGAGGCGCTGGGGCTTATCGGACCGAACGGCGCCGGTAAGAGCACGATGCTCAAGCTCCTGGCCGGCATCCTGTCGCCGGATGGTGGGACAATTGACGTTCGTGGACGACTGGCCGCGCTCATCGAAGTCGGCGCGGGCTTCCACGGCGACCTCACGGGACGGGAAAACATATTTCTCAACGGGGCCATCCTGGGCATGAGCCGCAGGGAGATTCGGTCGAAATTGGACGCCATCGTGGCATTTGCAGGTCTGGAACGGTTCCTGGACACGCCGGTCAAACGCTACAGCTCGGGCATGTATGCGCGGCTGGGGTTCAGCATCGCGGCCCACGTTGATCCGGACGTTCTCTTGGTCGACGAAGTTCTCTCGGTGGGCGACGCGGTTTTCCGGCTGCGGTGCATGGAGCGGATTCGGGAGCTGATCGAGCGGGGCGTGAGTGTCATATTCGTGACCCACAATCTGGATCAAATGCAGGCTGTATGTTGCAGAGCGATCGTTCTTGAATCCGGGCGGGCGGTGTTCGAAGGTCCCGCGCGGGATGCCGTGGGTGCGTATCTGGATGCCATGTCGCGCAGCTTGGCAGACAGGCCCACGGACGTGTGCGGAGACGGTGCGGAGGCGGACCACAAGCCCGACGTGGAGGTCATCGGATTTCGTCTGCTGAATGAGCTTGATGAGGAGGTGGCGTGGACGCGGGCGGATGAGCCAACTCGAATTGAAATGACTCTGCGTTTGCGGCGGGCGATTCCCCGCATGGTGGTAGAAGTGAATCTGCGGGCCGGCGTCGGGGATCAAGTGCTGAGTGTCAACTCCGGTCGAAGCAGGACGGCCATACCTGGAACGAAGGGTGAGCAGCATATCGAACTTCGCCTGGCACCCCTGCGACTCCAAGGCGGGCAGTACGCGTGGAACATCCGTGTCTGGGACGCCGAGCGAGGAACAACGGAAGTGGACACGCCGTTTCGGTATCCGTTGTTGATTGATGATAGCGGGAAGGCAACGGGTCGCGTGTGTGTCGATCATGAATGGTTGCTTCCCGCTCGTTGTAGCGCCGCAATGAACGGCACCGCTCTTACGGACAAGATGGTTCCCGCCCAGCACAGTCCGGACACGACCGGCAACGTGAATGACGTGGAGGTGGCCCATGCGCCTGTGCATCTTCGGTGA
- a CDS encoding glycosyltransferase family 4 protein — protein MRLCIFGDAHAIHLKRAAAAFAARGATVHVVTGKVADVPGATVERFSVPAASLRNPRRWASRWRHYLTRFVREFDIVALYFLHDWGFDAEILDQGCVVVAPWGSDITPPPGEESADEELRASRIELIRHAALVHAWGPWFAGEVARLAGLHRSEVKVLCPGVDLSLFDLDRFPAGPREARPPTVGFFKGFRAVYGPKSLMAAIPSVRQVVPDVRFEMIGDGPELAVCKEMAVPGAFAECCVWHPPQPQDQLPSFLARWDLTVIPSVCESFGIAALEASAMRVPVVASRIGGLVDAVADGETGLLVPQGDTAALASAVVRLLKERDLRSAMGAAGRARVLAEFDWTQRSQEWYEAYARAREKRCVMV, from the coding sequence ATGCGCCTGTGCATCTTCGGTGATGCTCATGCGATCCACCTGAAGCGAGCGGCGGCGGCGTTTGCGGCGCGTGGGGCGACTGTTCACGTTGTCACCGGAAAGGTCGCGGACGTTCCGGGGGCGACGGTAGAGCGGTTCAGCGTTCCAGCGGCGAGTCTGCGAAATCCAAGGCGATGGGCATCGCGTTGGCGGCACTACCTGACCAGATTCGTCCGCGAGTTCGATATCGTGGCGTTGTATTTCCTTCACGATTGGGGATTCGATGCGGAGATTCTCGATCAAGGATGCGTCGTCGTCGCCCCGTGGGGGTCGGACATCACGCCGCCTCCAGGGGAGGAATCTGCGGATGAGGAATTGAGGGCAAGTCGGATCGAGCTGATTCGCCATGCGGCATTGGTGCATGCGTGGGGACCATGGTTTGCCGGAGAAGTGGCACGGCTCGCGGGGTTGCATCGGTCTGAAGTGAAGGTGCTGTGTCCCGGTGTAGACCTGTCCTTGTTTGACCTTGATCGGTTTCCGGCTGGACCGCGAGAGGCGCGTCCACCAACAGTCGGGTTCTTCAAAGGATTCCGCGCCGTGTACGGACCGAAGTCCCTGATGGCGGCGATCCCATCCGTTCGCCAGGTCGTCCCCGACGTTCGGTTTGAGATGATCGGCGACGGTCCGGAGCTGGCGGTCTGCAAGGAGATGGCGGTCCCGGGCGCCTTCGCGGAATGCTGCGTGTGGCATCCGCCGCAACCACAGGATCAATTGCCGAGTTTCCTGGCCCGGTGGGACCTCACCGTGATTCCATCGGTTTGTGAGAGCTTCGGCATTGCAGCGCTCGAGGCGTCGGCCATGCGCGTACCGGTCGTGGCTTCACGGATCGGTGGGTTGGTCGACGCCGTGGCCGATGGAGAAACGGGCCTCCTCGTACCCCAGGGAGACACGGCGGCGCTCGCTTCAGCGGTCGTTCGATTGCTGAAAGAGCGAGACTTACGGTCGGCCATGGGCGCAGCGGGTCGGGCACGAGTCCTGGCGGAATTCGATTGGACCCAGCGGTCCCAGGAGTGGTACGAGGCATACGCGCGGGCCCGAGAAAAACGGTGCGTCATGGTTTGA
- a CDS encoding glycosyltransferase has product MSTVGIHHRVLMISAAFPPAGGAGVQRPVKFAKYLGRFGWDPMVWTVGTYAGLPHDPTLLVGLPESVRVVRFPNGESEAVKSSSGLRGIWRTAARSGIVPEGLRWRIKQMESHRALPDAFASWARRSIRPALETVERENVEALFSTFSPASNHLLAMQLKRRTGLPWVADFRDLWTEDYRYSEKSDRRRREHDRLQQEILELADIVVGVTARQTEILAGHLPRRKRDKFVTIPNGFDPDDFADPGEAAPRQPHMTLAFVGRLDRWVFHDGFLAALQRFCYALGPKRNRFHLRLVGHVSPDVHERLERGEIRFEHTGHVTHEIAVHEMRTADVLLVCVPDGVNGDSTVPGKLYECLASGKPVLVVGPEGCECGEIVRGCAGGLVSGLDGNAIYTALTRIFRAWSAGQPIPGAPLESIAPFSRITTARQLAEVLDRLVGEGTAESTAIIEEPMSAGALG; this is encoded by the coding sequence ATGTCGACGGTAGGCATACATCATCGCGTGCTCATGATCTCGGCGGCGTTTCCCCCGGCGGGCGGTGCGGGGGTGCAAAGGCCGGTCAAGTTCGCGAAATATCTCGGGCGCTTCGGATGGGATCCGATGGTTTGGACGGTGGGCACTTATGCCGGGCTGCCGCACGATCCGACGCTGCTGGTCGGATTGCCGGAGTCGGTTCGCGTCGTGCGATTTCCGAACGGGGAGTCGGAAGCCGTGAAGTCAAGCTCGGGACTGCGGGGCATTTGGCGGACCGCCGCGAGGTCGGGAATCGTCCCTGAGGGGCTTCGATGGCGGATCAAGCAAATGGAGTCGCATCGGGCGCTACCGGATGCATTCGCGTCTTGGGCGCGAAGGAGCATTCGGCCGGCGCTGGAGACGGTCGAGCGGGAAAACGTCGAGGCGTTGTTCTCCACGTTCAGTCCGGCGTCGAACCATCTGCTGGCCATGCAACTGAAACGTCGCACGGGTCTGCCGTGGGTCGCAGATTTCCGCGATCTGTGGACGGAGGACTACCGCTACAGCGAGAAATCGGATCGACGACGTCGCGAACATGACCGCCTTCAACAGGAAATCCTGGAGCTGGCAGACATCGTCGTCGGCGTCACAGCACGGCAGACGGAGATTCTCGCCGGGCACTTGCCCAGAAGAAAACGGGACAAGTTTGTCACGATTCCCAACGGATTCGATCCGGACGACTTCGCTGATCCCGGGGAAGCGGCGCCGCGACAACCGCATATGACGCTGGCGTTTGTAGGCCGACTGGACCGGTGGGTATTTCACGATGGGTTCCTGGCGGCGCTGCAACGATTTTGCTACGCACTCGGTCCGAAGCGGAACCGGTTCCACCTGCGACTCGTAGGCCACGTTTCGCCAGACGTGCACGAGAGATTGGAACGAGGGGAGATCCGGTTCGAACATACCGGGCACGTGACGCACGAAATCGCGGTCCACGAGATGCGAACAGCGGACGTGCTGCTGGTCTGTGTTCCGGACGGAGTCAATGGTGATTCGACCGTTCCGGGCAAGCTGTACGAATGTCTGGCATCGGGAAAGCCGGTGCTGGTCGTCGGGCCGGAAGGCTGCGAATGCGGTGAGATCGTGCGTGGTTGCGCGGGCGGGCTCGTGTCGGGACTGGACGGCAATGCCATTTACACGGCACTCACGCGAATATTTCGCGCCTGGAGCGCGGGGCAACCGATCCCCGGAGCGCCACTCGAGTCGATCGCACCTTTCAGCCGCATAACGACAGCCCGGCAATTGGCCGAGGTATTGGATCGACTCGTTGGTGAAGGAACCGCGGAGTCGACGGCGATTATCGAAGAACCCATGTCGGCGGGAGCGCTGGGATGA
- a CDS encoding glycosyltransferase family 2 protein: MTEAPLVSVVIPAYNAAQWLRRAVASVCQQTTHDWEIVLIDDGSTDDTPVIIKELAHDIGERMRSLRQPQAGSSAARNRGIEEARGRFIAFLDADDEFLSHKLERQLAMFARRPELGLVFGDYAYVDLNGERQPSAFDTKCRLPRLLPVEHVGESDKICPPDLFNWLLHEYFISTITGLVRRDMLGSTIRFPEGVSYAEEWLFYLKVSRECRCGFVDEALCLHHHVQGSLSRTDVHGNHVRLRALLRRMKDELSPLTGEQRAVLDRHLARINTQLGYDLTRRGAHREGAARFLEAATHKGSTVSNLLRAGAASVRSLGASPGVQDRSEFVR; this comes from the coding sequence ATGACCGAAGCGCCGTTGGTTTCGGTAGTGATACCGGCGTACAACGCGGCGCAGTGGCTGCGGCGGGCCGTGGCGTCCGTCTGCCAGCAGACGACCCACGACTGGGAGATCGTGCTGATTGACGATGGCAGTACGGATGATACGCCGGTGATTATCAAGGAACTCGCGCACGACATCGGCGAGCGAATGCGGAGTTTACGTCAGCCGCAAGCGGGCAGCAGCGCCGCACGAAATCGTGGGATCGAGGAGGCGAGGGGCAGATTCATTGCGTTTCTGGATGCGGATGACGAGTTCCTGTCGCACAAGCTGGAACGACAGCTGGCGATGTTTGCACGGCGGCCGGAGTTGGGATTGGTCTTTGGCGATTACGCCTACGTCGATCTGAACGGCGAGCGACAGCCGAGTGCCTTCGACACCAAATGCCGGCTGCCGCGACTGCTGCCCGTCGAGCATGTTGGAGAGAGTGACAAGATCTGCCCGCCCGACCTGTTCAACTGGCTGCTGCACGAATATTTCATCTCGACGATTACGGGACTGGTCCGTCGCGACATGCTCGGAAGCACTATCCGCTTCCCAGAAGGAGTCTCTTACGCGGAGGAGTGGCTCTTCTACCTGAAGGTGTCACGAGAATGTCGCTGCGGATTCGTCGATGAAGCGCTGTGCCTGCATCATCACGTGCAAGGAAGCCTGTCGCGCACCGACGTACACGGGAATCATGTCCGCCTGCGCGCTCTGCTGCGAAGAATGAAGGACGAATTGTCGCCGCTCACGGGCGAGCAACGCGCCGTACTGGATCGACACCTCGCCCGGATCAACACGCAACTGGGCTATGACCTGACTCGACGAGGCGCACATCGTGAAGGTGCCGCCCGCTTTCTCGAAGCGGCGACGCACAAGGGAAGCACTGTCTCCAATCTTCTTCGTGCCGGAGCGGCTTCCGTACGGTCGCTCGGCGCTTCCCCCGGTGTTCAAGACCGTTCCGAATTCGTCCGATAA
- a CDS encoding class I SAM-dependent methyltransferase yields MTAPSVTVNTTAHDPAVWDRVWQREVPVVKDDAILDRERRGPRWKLVRGAVTGRFGSFRGLRCIELGSGRGDLSVLMAEQGANVTLFDYSDTALDAAQRRFDRLGLQAEFLRGDFLNDRSVEDSFDVASSLGVIEHFRGDDRTRTVRAHLNALRPGGLAVISVPHAACIPYRIWKFYLERRGRWPYGTELPYSKTELGRRCVQAGFEEVALHTFGFWQSVGDHWVKQFTPYRPDWSASRSIWDRWMGLVLLAMAWKASDSVAPQETD; encoded by the coding sequence TTGACCGCGCCCTCCGTAACAGTCAACACAACGGCGCACGACCCGGCGGTGTGGGACCGCGTCTGGCAGCGCGAAGTGCCCGTGGTCAAGGACGACGCGATCCTGGACCGGGAGCGACGCGGGCCTCGATGGAAGCTGGTGCGCGGCGCGGTCACCGGCCGGTTCGGCTCGTTTCGCGGGCTGCGCTGCATCGAGTTGGGAAGCGGACGGGGCGATCTATCGGTGCTGATGGCCGAACAGGGCGCCAACGTTACGCTGTTTGACTACAGTGACACGGCGCTAGACGCCGCACAGCGGCGGTTCGATCGGTTGGGACTGCAGGCCGAGTTTCTGCGAGGCGATTTTCTTAATGATCGGAGCGTCGAGGATTCGTTCGACGTCGCCTCTTCACTGGGCGTTATAGAGCACTTCCGAGGCGACGACCGCACGCGCACAGTGCGGGCCCATCTCAACGCATTGCGTCCGGGTGGACTGGCTGTGATCAGTGTTCCGCACGCCGCGTGTATCCCCTACCGCATCTGGAAATTCTATCTCGAGCGCCGCGGGCGCTGGCCTTACGGCACGGAGCTACCCTACTCGAAAACTGAGCTCGGGCGGCGCTGCGTCCAGGCGGGGTTTGAGGAAGTCGCGCTGCACACCTTCGGATTCTGGCAATCGGTGGGCGATCACTGGGTGAAGCAATTCACGCCGTACCGGCCGGACTGGAGCGCGTCGCGATCGATCTGGGATCGATGGATGGGGCTCGTGCTTCTGGCGATGGCGTGGAAGGCGTCCGATTCGGTTGCACCGCAGGAAACGGACTGA
- a CDS encoding class I SAM-dependent methyltransferase, whose protein sequence is MPLDALELDHNAVAGLMRLWSRIHWNCGDGMMPAEELLAVYRMAVTWPVDGDVVELGSWVGLTTSYLATACVARGSGCVHAVDTFQGTKEGGAVYPSIERFGGNTLEAFRDQVRRAGVEERIDVHVGLTSNVAEQYGGRAIRVLLIDADHSYEGVRADFRDWFRHVAPGGLILFHDYKMPEIARFIEHELGADLRVALAPGEVLPNLYAVTKRPAKAPALVFGERRCDVREVALSSVNMAST, encoded by the coding sequence ATGCCGCTTGATGCACTGGAACTCGACCACAATGCGGTGGCGGGCCTGATGCGCCTGTGGTCGCGCATTCACTGGAACTGCGGCGATGGAATGATGCCCGCGGAGGAGCTGCTGGCGGTGTATCGTATGGCGGTGACATGGCCTGTGGACGGCGATGTCGTGGAACTCGGCTCTTGGGTGGGACTAACCACGTCCTATCTTGCAACAGCTTGCGTTGCCCGCGGCTCGGGGTGCGTCCACGCGGTCGATACATTTCAGGGAACGAAGGAAGGCGGCGCAGTCTACCCATCCATCGAACGGTTCGGTGGAAATACGCTGGAGGCATTCCGCGACCAGGTCCGCCGCGCCGGAGTTGAAGAGCGAATTGACGTTCACGTGGGGCTCACGTCAAACGTGGCCGAACAGTATGGAGGCCGGGCGATTCGGGTGCTGCTGATCGACGCGGACCATTCATATGAAGGTGTCCGGGCGGATTTTCGCGACTGGTTCCGGCACGTGGCACCGGGCGGTTTGATTCTCTTCCATGACTACAAGATGCCGGAAATCGCGCGGTTCATCGAGCACGAACTCGGAGCGGACCTCCGGGTTGCGCTTGCGCCCGGCGAGGTACTGCCGAATCTCTACGCGGTTACGAAGCGGCCCGCGAAAGCGCCGGCGCTAGTGTTCGGTGAGCGGCGATGCGATGTCCGCGAAGTCGCGCTTTCTTCAGTCAACATGGCGTCGACATGA
- a CDS encoding glycosyltransferase family 4 protein, which translates to MRIVFIVHRYWPSVGGVEKYVHELSVALRELGHDPLVVAAAHADRLPARGEHEGIPVLRFPATRSGIRCRWWFRRNRDLFRRADAVSVSNTHVWEYAEPWLDGLVDRRRIYLIRHGMGMKYPVPEEHRRRAARGQEGVAGVAHDGRFIERWLDVAADICPEQGLRPLADEIAHPAPGEPNSAIYVGRLELDTGIQTYLDAVAKLDPQRTGQFRLDVCGDGSLRENLEARVRRERLSVRFLGRIPDAQQLLGRHAFAFVDGRMVIQEAMARRRPVLSAYGHPLKRDYLCGESFSPFLFAASSGTDLANRVRKLAEDPRDMRETVERAFEFSRRLSWTETARRYLALWHGEKGPNCPRSTPTAHGAEMAPAL; encoded by the coding sequence ATGAGAATCGTGTTCATTGTTCACCGCTATTGGCCCAGCGTGGGCGGCGTGGAGAAGTACGTCCACGAACTTTCCGTTGCCCTTCGCGAACTCGGACACGATCCTCTGGTGGTTGCCGCGGCCCACGCGGACAGGCTCCCCGCGAGGGGCGAGCACGAAGGGATCCCTGTTCTGCGATTCCCGGCAACGCGGAGCGGCATCCGCTGCCGCTGGTGGTTTCGCCGGAACCGCGATCTGTTCCGCAGGGCCGATGCCGTCAGCGTCAGCAATACGCACGTCTGGGAGTATGCGGAGCCCTGGCTTGACGGGCTGGTCGATCGCAGGCGCATCTACCTGATACGCCACGGAATGGGGATGAAGTATCCGGTGCCGGAGGAGCACCGGCGGCGCGCGGCACGGGGGCAGGAGGGGGTGGCCGGCGTGGCACACGACGGACGCTTCATCGAGCGCTGGCTGGATGTCGCGGCGGACATTTGCCCGGAGCAGGGACTTCGGCCTCTGGCGGACGAGATTGCCCATCCCGCGCCCGGGGAACCGAACTCGGCCATCTATGTCGGCCGCCTGGAACTGGATACGGGAATTCAGACCTACCTCGATGCGGTGGCGAAGCTCGATCCGCAGCGGACTGGGCAGTTCCGGCTGGATGTCTGCGGCGACGGAAGCCTCCGAGAGAATCTGGAAGCCCGCGTCCGGCGGGAGCGGCTCTCCGTCCGATTCCTGGGCCGAATTCCCGACGCGCAGCAGCTTCTTGGGCGACATGCCTTCGCGTTCGTGGACGGGCGGATGGTCATCCAGGAGGCGATGGCGAGGCGCCGGCCTGTGCTTTCGGCCTACGGGCACCCGCTCAAGCGAGACTATCTCTGCGGCGAATCCTTCAGCCCGTTCCTTTTCGCTGCCTCTTCCGGTACCGATCTGGCCAATCGCGTCCGGAAACTGGCCGAGGATCCCCGTGACATGCGCGAAACAGTGGAGCGGGCGTTCGAGTTTTCGCGGCGGCTGTCGTGGACGGAGACCGCCCGGCGTTATCTCGCTCTATGGCACGGCGAAAAAGGACCGAATTGTCCGCGATCCACTCCCACTGCACATGGGGCCGAAATGGCCCCCGCCCTCTAG
- a CDS encoding GreA/GreB family elongation factor, with protein sequence MQAESLVQLVGSGNLRKVEEEWERLMEEGTVPVERLPEYGTVLEELVRAGNQEMAEALAWDAIESVKEAHGAEEALRVAGPLLLSLSQSAELRTQTVALYREAFANREGLEALIEVAGLDAGSEQSRPVRRALRTVEVCLTLQEGSYLVGRDEDVAARVEKVDPSDWSFELTVMPGGRRQLSAERLADNFAPAAATDFRVQRRFASEELASRLEDDPAGVVIELCRNSGGSIDSDDLELRLVPHIIAGENWKKWWTKARAALKKSSHVVMEGRSPVKISYLASPDSHHDIFVEEFQRTSSPEKRLAVLESYIRDSRTRGEEPSAEVLKNCLKSMTDRASRQSAAGDRKATTTWLCALRAAQLAGEDEIPQAALDYFAALNAPHEALEKVSDGATAELVCSCLERAKGDDAQAILLRAFPNLVLSACDVVGERLASYGCGVAEFEPLVEQILFKPERHFEALLWLWDGGVDREYIPTVALITLLTRLLRTLDETRRSDAFAREQEKEFAGRARSVLSARKYERFMRCLEEIEPQMAAALRTQLSRCESLGRAVREDMLREVARRHPTTVIREEAVPAWKREDVIFVTSAGLARKQSEIEHHVNVKMRDNARAIGAAAEHGDLSENSEYKFALEERDLLRGRLAQMNDEVAKAKVLDPEDISTEFIGPGTRAKFRRTGDGHEMTMTFFGPWEADVSRGWYNYLAPLCQGLMGKRIGDVVEFDITDVSGQYEVTSIHNALVDAEFDI encoded by the coding sequence ATGCAAGCGGAATCATTGGTGCAATTGGTCGGCAGCGGCAACCTCCGGAAGGTCGAAGAGGAATGGGAACGACTCATGGAGGAGGGGACAGTCCCCGTTGAACGCCTGCCGGAGTACGGTACGGTCCTGGAGGAGCTGGTTCGAGCAGGCAACCAGGAAATGGCTGAAGCGCTGGCGTGGGACGCCATTGAGTCGGTGAAGGAAGCCCACGGTGCGGAGGAGGCGCTTCGCGTGGCCGGCCCCTTGCTTCTGTCGCTGAGCCAGAGTGCCGAGTTGCGGACCCAAACGGTTGCGCTCTATCGCGAGGCATTCGCCAATCGCGAGGGGTTGGAGGCGCTGATCGAAGTCGCCGGTCTGGACGCCGGGTCGGAGCAGAGCCGGCCCGTCCGACGGGCGCTGCGAACCGTGGAGGTCTGCCTCACACTACAAGAGGGGAGCTACCTGGTCGGACGTGATGAGGACGTGGCGGCGCGGGTCGAAAAGGTAGACCCGTCGGACTGGTCGTTCGAGCTAACGGTCATGCCGGGCGGACGGCGCCAGTTGTCCGCCGAGCGCCTCGCGGACAATTTTGCCCCGGCGGCGGCGACCGATTTTCGCGTTCAACGTCGATTCGCGTCCGAAGAACTGGCATCACGCTTGGAGGACGATCCTGCCGGAGTGGTGATTGAACTGTGCCGAAACTCAGGCGGCTCGATTGACAGTGACGATCTCGAACTCCGCCTGGTCCCCCATATCATCGCCGGAGAAAACTGGAAGAAATGGTGGACGAAGGCGCGGGCGGCTTTGAAGAAGTCGTCACACGTGGTTATGGAGGGCCGATCACCGGTCAAGATTTCGTATCTGGCGTCACCGGACAGCCATCACGACATCTTCGTCGAGGAATTCCAGCGCACTTCCAGTCCGGAAAAGCGCCTTGCGGTGCTGGAATCATACATACGCGATTCGCGTACACGCGGGGAAGAGCCTTCAGCGGAGGTGCTGAAGAATTGCCTGAAATCGATGACGGATCGGGCATCACGGCAAAGCGCGGCCGGGGATCGCAAGGCCACGACGACGTGGCTCTGTGCGCTTCGCGCGGCCCAGCTTGCCGGCGAGGATGAAATTCCGCAGGCGGCACTGGACTACTTTGCGGCGCTGAACGCACCACATGAGGCGCTCGAGAAAGTGTCCGATGGAGCGACGGCAGAGTTGGTGTGTAGCTGTCTTGAACGAGCCAAGGGTGACGACGCGCAGGCCATCCTGCTGCGGGCGTTTCCGAATCTTGTGCTCTCGGCCTGCGACGTCGTTGGGGAGCGGTTGGCCTCGTACGGGTGCGGCGTGGCGGAGTTCGAGCCCCTCGTCGAGCAGATTCTCTTCAAACCCGAACGGCACTTCGAAGCGCTGCTCTGGCTGTGGGACGGCGGCGTAGACCGCGAGTACATTCCGACGGTGGCATTGATCACACTGCTTACAAGGCTGCTGCGCACTCTGGATGAGACGCGGCGCAGCGACGCTTTCGCACGCGAACAAGAAAAAGAATTCGCGGGTCGGGCACGGTCCGTACTGTCGGCGCGGAAGTACGAGCGATTCATGCGTTGCCTGGAAGAGATCGAGCCGCAGATGGCCGCGGCGCTGAGAACGCAGCTTTCGCGCTGCGAATCGCTGGGGCGGGCGGTGCGAGAGGATATGTTGCGGGAGGTAGCGCGGCGCCATCCGACGACCGTCATTCGGGAGGAAGCGGTTCCCGCGTGGAAGCGCGAAGACGTGATCTTTGTCACCTCCGCCGGGCTCGCTCGCAAGCAGTCTGAAATCGAGCACCACGTAAACGTCAAGATGCGGGACAACGCCCGGGCGATTGGCGCGGCCGCCGAACATGGCGATCTGAGTGAGAACTCGGAATACAAATTCGCGCTGGAGGAGCGGGACCTGCTCCGCGGCCGGCTCGCGCAGATGAACGACGAGGTGGCCAAGGCGAAGGTCCTGGACCCGGAGGACATTTCAACTGAGTTCATCGGACCGGGAACGCGAGCCAAGTTCCGTCGGACAGGAGACGGTCACGAAATGACCATGACGTTCTTCGGCCCGTGGGAGGCGGACGTCTCCCGAGGCTGGTACAATTATCTTGCCCCGCTTTGCCAGGGACTGATGGGCAAGCGCATCGGCGACGTTGTGGAATTCGACATCACTGATGTCTCTGGGCAGTACGAAGTCACGTCGATTCACAATGCGCTGGTGGACGCGGAGTTTGATATCTGA